One genomic region from Argentina anserina chromosome 2, drPotAnse1.1, whole genome shotgun sequence encodes:
- the LOC126782594 gene encoding protein DETOXIFICATION 21-like: MGEEDINKKLLIKDEDEREQDLSLQRRVWNESKKMWVVAGPAIFTRFSTFGTNVVSQAFVGHIGSTELAAYSLVFTVLIRFANGILLGMASALETLCGQSFGAKQYNMLGVHLQRSWIVLFLSTFFLVPLCIFTTPILEALGQEENIAQVAGYISLWTIPMIFAFVLSFTCQMFLQAQSKNMIIAYLSAFSIAIHILLSWLLTVKYQFGIPGAMVSTILAFWIPNIGQLLFVICGGCPQTWQGFSTLAFKDLSGVIKLSLSSGVMLCLELWDNTVLVLLTGHMENAEFERQWVGNDDIPWLLGCSKCSQGGSSKGATFSIVVIVFTSFSIGLVLFFIFLFLRERLAYIFTNNEEVAKAVADLSPLLAFSILLNSVQPVLSGIVDIFALGAGWQNTVAYVNMACYYLVGIPVGVVLGYVVNLQVKGVWIGMLFGTFVQTIVLLILTCRTDWDNQVTIARNRVRKWAVKDIGDSNAVS, translated from the exons ATGGGGGAGGAAGACATAAACAAGAAGCTGCTGATAAAGGACGAAGATGAACGTGAGCAAGATTTGAGCTTGCAAAGAAGAGTGTGGAATGAAAGCAAGAAGATGTGGGTAGTAGCTGGACCTGCTATATTCACCAGATTCTCTACTTTTGGAACAAATGTGGTCAGTCAAGCTTTCGTTGGTCACATTGGCTCTACTGAGTTAGCTGCATATTCACTCGTCTTCACTGTACTCATCAGGTTCGCCAATGGCATCCTG CTGGGAATGGCAAGTGCGCTGGAAACTCTTTGTGGTCAATCATTTGGTGCAAAACAATATAACATGCTTGGGGTACATCTTCAAAGATCATGGATAGTGTTGTTCT tgtc TACTTTCTTCCTTGTTCCTCTTTGTATCTTCACAACTCCAATCTTAGAGGCCTTAGGACAGGAAGAGAATATTGCACAAGTGGCCGGATATATTTCTCTCTGGACGATTCCAATGATTTTCGCCtttgttttatcttttacCTGTCAAATGTTCTTGCAAGCACAGAGCAAAAATATGATCATTGCTTACTTGTCTGCATTTTCCATTGCAATCCACATCCTTCTTTCATGGCTTTTGACTGTGAAATATCAGTTTGGGATTCCTGGTGCAATGGTGTCCACAATTTTAGCATTTTGGATACCCAACATCGGTCAACttttatttgttatatgtgGGGGATGCCCACAAACATGGCAAGGGTTCTCGACGTTAGCTTTCAAAGATCTCTCGGGCGTCATCAAGCTTTCTCTGTCTTCTGGTGTTATGCTTTg TCTGGAGCTTTGGGACAACACAGTCTTAGTTCTGCTAACTGGACATATGGAAAATGCTGAG TTTGAACGTCAATGGGTGGGAAATGATGATATCCCTTGGCTTCTTGGCTGCAGCAAG TGTTCACAAGGAGGTAGCTCAAAAGGAGCGACGTTCTCAATTGTGGTTATAGTGTTCACATCATTTTCCATCGGCCTTGTGTTGTTCTTCATTTTCCTATTCTTGAGGGAACGTCTTGCCTACATCTTTACCAACAATGAAGAGGTTGCCAAAGCAGTTGCCGACTTGTCACCTTTATTGGCCTTCTCCATATTGTTGAACAGTGTTCAGCCTGTGCTCTCTGGTATTGTTGACATAT TTGCTCTGGGAGCCGGATGGCAGAATACTGTAGCATATGTAAACATGGCATGCTATTACCTTGTAGGTATTCCTGTTGGAGTTGTGCTTGGTTATGTTGTCAACCTACAAGTCAAA GGTGTTTGGATTGGAATGTTGTTCGGAACATTTGTGCAAACCATTGTGCTACTGATTCTCACCTGTAGAACTGATTGGGATAATCAG GTAACAATAGCTCGTAATCGCGTTAGAAAGTGGGCCGTTAAGGATATTGGGGACTCAAATGCCGTATCATAA